TGCATACAGAGTTTCTGTAAAGAACAGTAACATGCAAAACAacttcattactccaaaagacGCTCCCCTGGGGATGTCAATGGATCAAGAACTTGCAAAGAGTGCTTTTGCAGCTGTACATCCAGAACAATGAAGCTACTGCACTTAGGTTCCTCCAAACCCGATTTCTCCATGTCTTCTTTGCAAAGTTAGCTCAACTTCTGATTTtccatacacacaaaaaaggtgAGCAAATGTAACCTATCCAATATAAAATGActattttcaaatagaaaatgtGTCTTTTCACACTAGCGGAACATTTTCACAAAACTGACAAAATACAATGTTAAAAAATACAAGCATacacataacataacataacaaaaaaaaaaaaaaagaataccggGCTAAGGTAGAGTGCCGTTTCTCCATCACGGCCTTGCATAAAATTAGGTCATCACTAAacataaataaaaggggaaaggGGACAGGTAAAATAATTCCCACCCTAGGAAAAGCTTTAAAGAAACTCAAGTGCCTTTTGAGCAGCGTGTAGATAGTACTAAAGATTTTAAGAAATCTAAGTTCTAAAGACAACGGAGACTGAGGCTCATCAACAGGGAGGCCACTGTATCTAACAATTACATCAATAGTCAAGAAAACAGAATACACCTAACCCAGACAAATATGatattcattaaaaacaaaacaaaaaactctccCTACCATCTGTGGTTCTAAAAGATGCCCAAACAAAAATGCAGTCAAAAGACCAAACTTCTTTCAAAATGATCAAAAGTATTCTGAGTACAGGTTAATCCACCATACAGACTTGACACTTGACTAAAGGTTATCAAATCAAAATTGTATAGAACTtttctgaggggaaaaaaaaattaaaaatctctaTATTCCTCTCAGGACAAAAACCCAAATGATATCTTTCCACTGAGTCAACTTTTAGTTGCTTTTGATGGGCTGGCATTGGAAAGGCTgctctggatttttcttttcgTTGACTGATTCccatttttattcctcttttcagGCACAAAGGAATTAGACCAAGGAGACTGAAGGTGGTTATGAAGACCATGCATCTCTGAGGACATCTTAAACAAAGATGACCCAAACCTTTGATCTTCAAATAGTCGGTGTGAGCTGCTTAACAAAACACCCTGGGAAAACTCTGTCTGAAACAAACAGCTTGGGGGTTTGATTTCATTAGTTCCTGGATTGGAACTGGGATGGAGTGAAAAATCTTCACTCATTTCTTGGTCAGatggagggagaagaaaaaaagaagtgggtttccattcatttccattttctatCTCATCAGTAGCTAGAGAACCTTTGGAAAGGTTTGGCTTAGTTCTTTCCTCCAACTTACCAGGTTCATCAAGAAAGTCACTGCTTTGAGGTGGCTTTGATAACCCATCCAAATCCACTGACTTAAAACCATTGTTACATGGGCTCTTGCTGTTGTCCGACTCCGACATCATTGAATCCAACTCAGAGATTTTGTCAAGGTAAGCTGCATCCATTGATGCTTCACTGGATGTTCTTGTCCGATTCATTTCAAAAGAACGAATAGAATTCAACCTCTTGGATAAACATGAGCCTGATTTTTCACTTgattttgaagatatttctccAACAGAATTTGCCATTGTGTTTCCTTCTGTACTTTCAAAATCCAAACTTTGGGCATAACTTGTAGAGCAACAATCCCAAAACCCTGTCTTGGAAGAAGTAAAGCattctgatttcttttcattttcactccCATTTATTTCATCCTCTGAAAAATCTTTATTACAAACATTCGGAGAATCACAAAAATCATCAAACACCAGTTTTCTGAGATGATTTGAGTGCTTTTTTGAACCTCCAGCTTTGACGATAGCGCTTTCTCTATTTTCTGGAGTACTGAGCTGAAGGCAGCTAAGGGACAAAGGAGTACAAGGAGCTGGAAGATCAtaaatttcttcatctttgtaGGGTACACAATCACTTGTTTTACTACCCCACTCTCTTTCCAAATAAGTGTCCATACTTGTATCTGTGACATCTAACATTATTTCTACCCGTTTCTGATAAAGGTCTTTGCTCTTTGAACAATTTGATTCTGTTTTGCTGGTGCTTTCCTTCCTCGCAGAACTGGTATTAGAGAGTATACTGCTGGGGGGCTTTATCAGGTGAGAAGAACTTGGGGTAGATGAGCCAGGCTGCTTTCTAGCACCGTCACCTTGGTCTTCTGATGTTATATCCTCCTCACTGCCTTTGCTCCCCTTGCTATCTGTAGAAAGTGCTCTCTGGCAAATGGAATTCATAACTTCTTTCTCTTCACTTGAATTTTTTAGCTGTGCAACTTGAGATTCCAGTTCCTCTATATATTTATCACTTCGTTCCAGGGCTTTCTTGAGGCGACTGGTTTCACGTTCATACTGTTCTACTTTGGACTGAAGAGCAGCAATTGTAAACCTCCCAAACCTATAAGGAATGGAAGGATAGTTAATTTTTATAGCtcaaactttttctttcctttacaaaGTTTAGGAGCACAAACTGTGTCAGCTCATTAATTTCATATAGAAAACAGTGAAATTTCAGACCAGTCAATGAACAAGACAAAAGCATGCAGATATAGTATCTTCAAAAAAGTATTTCCCCTTTTATATCACTATAATTAGACAATAATGGCAAAGATCTAATGGATACTTTTGTGATCAAAATCAGACTTGTGGTATCACCGATGGAGAAAATTTCCCTTCGAAGAGTTGGTTCCATCAATTTGGCTTATATATACATGAAGAGTTATCCCTGAAAACAAGGGCAAAGATTTATAACATTTAAACAGTGATCcacatcttgagatatttacattCAATCATTCCTACGGTACTGcagtgttttaaaatacatttcttataCAATGTCACCTTGTCAAACATAAAATGCCAATCTGAAATTAAATAATCTTAGCAGTCCCAGGAGGGGTGGTTTTAAATACTTATTTGCCCCCTTTCAATTATAGCCACCCTTATCTGAAATTTTTACTtggcctttaaaagaggaaacattctggaaaaagcttcagagccaggagagctatacagccaaagacctttggagataaagaaggaaaatgcccccaggacacttcatgaaacaagaagcctggagagaaagctagccatgtgcctttccaattcaGAGAAAAACCCTGGATTCATGGGCCTTCTTAAATCTAGGTAActttccgtggatgccttagactggacatttccatTGCctggctttaatttggacattgtcacagccttagaacacattaacttgcaacttattaaattccccttttaaaagttgttctgtttctggtatatcacattctggcagcttgcaaactagaacagagttcaACTCTGAAAACAATTTTTGAGTACCTAGTATGGGGGCTTGGTGGTATATTTGGGGTtgggaatacaaagatgaataagacagtCTCACCTCTGAGGAACATGAAATGTCCAACTTAATTCTATCTGCCAACCAAAGAATACCcgatcttttaaaaattgcttcttatatgccaacaaacaagCTTTATATTCTAATCTGTGAAGATCTCTCTATCCCCcaaattttttaaagtcttttcttAACTATCTTTTTAATGACTTAAATATATCGGCCCATCTTGAAGAATTCAGGGGTTGTCTGTACTGGAGGAGGGTACTTGAGAAGGTGACATCCAAAAATTGCTCTCATCtatgggttaattttttttttaattataaaaataactacAGTTAAGAAAATATActaagtattaaaaaaaactataagggAGCAAGAGACAGTAATTCCACCTCTCAGAGCCAATGACAGCACATTCTATGTCTACCACTTAATGACCACTACCTCCTAAACTCCAACCCAATCTCACTTCCCAGATCACCCTAACATGATCCCTGCTCTTCTGTCACTGAGGGAAAAAAGCAGGGCCCCAGGTAAATAAAGAATCATAAAATCTTGAAGTTCAAATGGGTCTTAAAGATAAGATAGCCAAATATAGATCTACTTGCTGCAATTAACTGAACTTCCAGAGACAGCACACTCCCctcaatttccaaaaaaaaacaaagcaaaaaccataataataacaaagacaaaaacatcTACAACAATAAACCTTTCCACTTTAAGGACAAAGTTTACTACTTTGAGTATTTGGTGAAAATGAATGGTAGAAGCTTTTCTTTAATAGCAAAAGTGAGAGCCTTAAATTTGCTTAAGAAGATAAAGCTTGTTTTTTTCAAGTGCACTTTTTATGATAAAGGATATACTCAGatgaaaaatcaaaatgattATAAATCTAATGTTATTACTAGATAATAAATCAGCTCTTACCAAAGGATGTCCCTTGGAACTCAGAAACTTACATAAGGAAAGAATAGTGACAAATAAtagaacattttccaaaatgttagcATTTTTTATTCCA
This is a stretch of genomic DNA from Tamandua tetradactyla isolate mTamTet1 chromosome 4, mTamTet1.pri, whole genome shotgun sequence. It encodes these proteins:
- the OBI1 gene encoding ORC ubiquitin ligase 1 isoform X2, producing the protein MLSHTVRKHLRKTRLELLHKEYEDEIDCLQKEVEELKSKNLSLESQIKTILDPLTLIQGNQSEDKPAVVDNPSKIDPETIAEWKKKLRTANEIYEKVKDDVDKLKEANKKLKLENGGLVRENLRLKAEVDNRSPQKFGRFTIAALQSKVEQYERETSRLKKALERSDKYIEELESQVAQLKNSSEEKEVMNSICQRALSTDSKGSKGSEEDITSEDQGDGARKQPGSSTPSSSHLIKPPSSILSNTSSARKESTSKTESNCSKSKDLYQKRVEIMLDVTDTSMDTYLEREWGSKTSDCVPYKDEEIYDLPAPCTPLSLSCLQLSTPENRESAIVKAGGSKKHSNHLRKLVFDDFCDSPNVCNKDFSEDEINGSENEKKSECFTSSKTGFWDCCSTSYAQSLDFESTEGNTMANSVGEISSKSSEKSGSCLSKRLNSIRSFEMNRTRTSSEASMDAAYLDKISELDSMMSESDNSKSPCNNGFKSVDLDGLSKPPQSSDFLDEPGKLEERTKPNLSKGSLATDEIENGNEWKPTSFFLLPPSDQEMSEDFSLHPSSNPGTNEIKPPSCLFQTEFSQGVLLSSSHRLFEDQRFGSSLFKMSSEMHGLHNHLQSPWSNSFVPEKRNKNGNQSTKRKIQSSLSNASPSKATKS
- the OBI1 gene encoding ORC ubiquitin ligase 1 isoform X1 gives rise to the protein MAQTVQNVTLSLTLPITCHICLGKVRQPVICINNHVFCSICIDLWLKNNSQCPACRVPITPENPCKEIIGGTSESEPMLSHTVRKHLRKTRLELLHKEYEDEIDCLQKEVEELKSKNLSLESQIKTILDPLTLIQGNQSEDKPAVVDNPSKIDPETIAEWKKKLRTANEIYEKVKDDVDKLKEANKKLKLENGGLVRENLRLKAEVDNRSPQKFGRFTIAALQSKVEQYERETSRLKKALERSDKYIEELESQVAQLKNSSEEKEVMNSICQRALSTDSKGSKGSEEDITSEDQGDGARKQPGSSTPSSSHLIKPPSSILSNTSSARKESTSKTESNCSKSKDLYQKRVEIMLDVTDTSMDTYLEREWGSKTSDCVPYKDEEIYDLPAPCTPLSLSCLQLSTPENRESAIVKAGGSKKHSNHLRKLVFDDFCDSPNVCNKDFSEDEINGSENEKKSECFTSSKTGFWDCCSTSYAQSLDFESTEGNTMANSVGEISSKSSEKSGSCLSKRLNSIRSFEMNRTRTSSEASMDAAYLDKISELDSMMSESDNSKSPCNNGFKSVDLDGLSKPPQSSDFLDEPGKLEERTKPNLSKGSLATDEIENGNEWKPTSFFLLPPSDQEMSEDFSLHPSSNPGTNEIKPPSCLFQTEFSQGVLLSSSHRLFEDQRFGSSLFKMSSEMHGLHNHLQSPWSNSFVPEKRNKNGNQSTKRKIQSSLSNASPSKATKS